GTGATCTTCGCGGTGCCGGCCTGGCCCTCTTTCTTGAGGGCTTCCAAGCGCGGGATCACGACGGTCAGCAGCTGCAGGATGATGCTCGCCGTGATGTACGGCATGATGCCGAGCGCAAAGATCGTGATCTGCAGCAGCGCGCCACCACTGAACATGTTGACCAGACCGAACAGGCCCGTGTTGGTGCTCGCCTGGTCGATGCAGGCCTGAACGGCCCTGTAGTCGACGCCGGGGATCGGAATGTGTGTACCGATCCGGTAGATCACGATGATGCCGAGCGTGAAGAGCAGCTTCTTGCGCAGGTCGGGCGTCTTGAACGCCCGGGCGAACGCGGTGAGCACGGTGCCTCCTGCGACCCCCGCGCTACTGCGTCAAGGGTGACGGTCTTGAGGATCGACTAATGGGAACGACTTAGCTAACGGTCAACTGCCGCTCAGAGTGCCCCACAGGAAGCACTCCGTAAAAGTGGGCAGTGCAGGCCACCTTACCGGCGAGACCGCCCCCCTTGGAACGACCAACCGGGGATACCCCATTTGTGGGGTATCCCCGGTCGGGATCGCTCAAGTCATCGAGACGCCTGATGTGTTCAGACGAGCTCGGTGACGGTACCGCCGGCGGCGGTGATCTTCTCCTTGGCGGAGCCGGAGACGGCGTCCACCGTCACCTGCAGCGCCACGGAGATCTCGCCCTGGCCGAGCACCTTGACGAGGCTGTTCTTGCGAACGGCACCCTTGGCGACCAGACCCTCGACGGTGACCTCGCCACCCTCGGGGTACAGCGACGCCAGCTTGTCGAGGTTCACGACCTGGTACTCGGTCTTGAACGGGTTCTTGAAGCCCTTCAGCTTCGGAAGACGCATGTGGAGGGGCATCTGGCCACCCTCGAAGCGCTCCGGAACCTGGTAACGGGCCTTCGTACCCTTGGTACCACGACCGGCCGTCTTACCCTTCGACGCCTCACCGCGACCGACACGGGTCTTCGCGGTCTTGGCGCCCGGGGCGGGACGGAGGTTGTGGATCTTGAGCGGGTTGTTCTCCGCCATGATCAGTCGACCTCCTCGACCGTCACGAGGTGGCGGACGGTGTGCACCATGCCGCGGAACTCGGGGCGGTCCTCCTTGACGACCTGCGTGTTGATGCCCTTGAGACCAAGGGAACGCAGGGTGTCACGGTGGTTCTGCTTGCTGCCGATGTAGGACTTGACCTGCGTAATCTTGAGCTGCGCCATGACCTACGCACCCGCCCCGGCACGCGCACGGAGAAGAGCCGCGGGGGCGACGTCCTCGAGCGGCAGACCACGGCGAGCCGCGATCTCCTCGGGACGCTGCAGGCCCTTCAGGGCCTCCACGGTCGCGTGCACGATGTTGATGGCGTTGTCGGAGCCGAGCGACTTCGACAGCACGTCGTGGATACCGGCGCACTCGAGCACGGCACGCACCGGGCCACCGGCGATAACACCGGTACCGGGGGACGCGGGCTTGAGCAGGACGACGCCGGCAGCCTTCTCACCCTGGATGGGGTGCGGGATGGTGCCCTGGATACGGGGGACCTTGAAGAAGTGCTTCTTGGCCTCCTCAACACCCTTGGCGATGGCGGCCGGCACCTCCTTGGCCTTGCCGTAACCGACACCCACGGTGCCGTCACCATCGCCCACTACGACGAGCGCAGTGAAGCTGAAGCGACGACCACCCTTCACAACCTTGGCGACGCGGTTGATCGCGACAACGCGCTCAACGTACGCGGTCTTCTCGGCGGCAGCTGCGCCGCCGTCACGGCCCTTCCGGTCCCGCCGCTCGCCGCCACCGGCACCGCCACCGCGGCGCTGGGGTCCAGCCATTGGAATTACCTCTCTCTGTCTCCGCTAGCTACGGAACCGACTCAGAACTTGAGTCCGGCTTCGCGGGCGGCGTCCGCCAGAGCGGCGATGCGCCCGGCGTACTGGTTACCACCACGGTCGAATACGACGGCCTCGACGCCGGCGGCCTTGGCACGCTCGGCGACCAGGGCGCCGACCTGCTTGGCCTGCGCGGACTTGTCGCCCTCGCCACCGCGGATCGAGGTGTCCAGGGTGGACGCCGACGCAAGGGTGTGACCCTTGATGTCGTCGATCACCTGGGCCACGATGTGGCGGTTCGAGCGGGTGACGACCAGGCGCGGACGCTCCGCCGTACCGTTGATGTGCTTACGGATCCGGATGTGGCGGCGCTTGATCGCGGCGCGCTTGTAGGCGTCGCCCTTGAGGATCTTCTGTCCGTATGCCATGGCTTACTTACCCGCCTTTCCGACCTTGCGGCGGATGACTTCGCCCTCGTACTTGACGCCCTTGGCCTTGTACGGGTCGGGCTTGCGCAGCTTGCGGATGTTGGCCGCAACCTCGCCGACCTTCTGCTTGTCGATGCCCTCGACCGAGAACCGGGTGGGGGCCTCCACCTTGAAGGTGATGCCCTCGGGAGCCTCGACGGTGATCGGGTGGCTGTAGCCGAGAGCGAACTCGAGGTTCGATCCCTTGGCCTGCACGCGGTAACCGACACCGCTGATCTCGAGCTTCTTCACGTAACCCTGGGTCACGCCGGTGATCATGTTCGCCACCAGCGTGCGGGACAGGCCGTGGAGGGCCTTGTTCTGACGCTCGTCGTTCGGGCGGGTCACCTGCAGGGTGCCATCCTCGCCCTTGACGACCTCGATCGGCGCCGAGACGGTGTGGGTCAGCTCGCCCTTGGGGCCCTTGACCTTGACCGTACGGCCGTCGATGGTGACGTCCACGCCGGCGGGAACCGCGATGGGGAGCTTGCCGATGCGCGACATAGCTGTTTCCTCCGTTCCCTTCTGCTACCAGACGTAGGCGAGAACTTCTCCGCCTACGCCCTTCTTGCCGGCCTGCTTGTCGGTGAGGAGCCCGTGCGACGTGGAGATGATCGCCACGCCGAGGCCGCCGAGCACCTTCGGCAGGTTGGTGGACTTCGCGTACACCCGGAGACCGGGCTTGGAGATCCGCTTGATGCCCGCGATGGAGCGCTCACGGTTCGGGCCGAACTTCAGCTCGAGGACGAGGTTCTTGCCGACCTCGGCGTCCTCGACCTTCCAGCCCGTGATGAAGCCCTCCTGCTGGAGGATCTCCGCGATGTGCGACTTGATCTTCGAGTGCGGCATCGCCACGGTGTCGTGGTACGCCGAGTTCGCGTTCCGCAGACGCGTAAGCATGTCTGCGATCGGATCAGTCATGGTCATGAATTGGCCTTCGGCCTCTCTCGCCGGGGTTTCCTGGTGCGCCATCCCTCTCCCCGATCCGAGACGGGACGGGTGCGGCGCGGTGGACCTACGGCGTAGTAAGTCGTACGGGCGACTGTCAGGCGCCCAACCCTCCAAGCCTAAGCCATGGAAGGGAGGGCGCCTGACACGCCCAGTGCTTACCGAGAGCCCTTGGAATCCCTAAATGGGGGATTACCAGGAGCTCTTGGTCACGCCCGGCAGCTCGCCACGGTGAGCCATCTCACGAAGGCACACGCGGCACAGGCCGAACTTGCGGTACACGGAGTGGGGACGGCCGCAGCGCTGGCAGCGCGTGTAGCCACGCACGCCGAACTTGGGCTTGCGAGCAGCCTTCGCGATCAGAGCCTTCTTCGCCATCTCGCTCACGCCTCCTTGAAGGGGAAGCCGAGGTGACGAAGGAGCGCACGGCCCTCAGCGTCGTTGGTCGCCGTGGTCACCACGGTGATGTCCATACCCCGGACGCGGTCGATCTTGTCCTGGTCGATCTCGTGGAACATGACCTGCTCCGTGAGACCGAAGGTGTAGTTGCCACGGCCGTCGAACTGCTTGGGGGACAGACCACGGAAGTCGCGGATGCGCGGCAGCGCGAGCGACAGGGTGCGGTCCAGGAACTCCCACATGCGGTCGCCACGGAGCGTGACGTGGGCACCGATCGGCTGGCCCTCACGCAGCTTGAACTGCGCGATGGACTTGCGGGCCTTGGTGACGGCCGGCTTCTGACCGGTGATCGTGGTGAGGTCGCGGATGGCGCCCTCGATCAGCTTGGAGTCGCGGGCGGCGTCGCCCACACCCATGTTGACCACGATCTTGACGAGGCCGGGAACCTGCATGACGTTCTCGTACTTGAACTCGTCACGCAGCTTGCCCGCGATCTCCTCGCGGTACTTCTGCTTCAGACGCGGAGTGGTGGTGGTCGTCATCAGATGTCCTCACCCGTCCGCTTGGCAACGCGGATCTTGTTGCCCTCTTCGTCGAAGCGGTAGCCGACACGCGTGACGACCTTGTTGCCGTCCTTCTCAACGACCAGCTGGACGTTGGAGACGTGGATCGGCGCCTCGGTCGTGACGATGCCGCCGGCCTGCGAGCCCTTGGCGGTCGGACCGGCCTTGGTGTGCTTCTTGACCCGGTTGACACCCTCGACCAGGACACGCTCGTCGCGCGGGTAAGCGGCAATGACCTTGCCCTGCTTGCCCTTGTCCTTGCCGGTGATGACCTGGACCAGGTCGCCCTTCTTGATCTTCATGCTTACAGCACCTCCGGAGCCAGCGAGATGATCTTCATGAACTTCTTCTCGCGCAGCTCACGCCCGACCGGGCCGAAGATGCGGGTGCCGCGAGGGTCGCCGTCGTTCTTCAGAATGACGGCGGCGTTCTCGTCGAAGCGGATGTACGAGCCGTCCGGACGGCGGCGCTCCTTGACGGTGCGAACGATGACCGCCTTGACGACGTCACCCTTCTTCACGTTGCCACCGGGGATCGCGTCCTTGACGGTGGCGACGATGACGTCACCGATGCCCGCGTAGCGGCGACCGGAGCCACCGAGCACACGGATGCAAAGGATTTCCTTCGCACCAGTGTTGTCGGCGACACGCAGTCGCGACTCCTGCTGGATCACGTCTATCTCCTGTTTGTCTGCCGGTTCCCTCCGGGGGTTGAACCGGAGAGCCTGGCGGAACCGTCCTGCAAGGATTGCCCCGCAGGAATTACTTGCGCCTCTTCAGGCGGAAACCCGCGCCGGGGGCCACACACCGTGAGGTGGAGCCGGCCCCCAGCGAGGGGCAGCGGGGGGCGAACCCCCGCTTGATTACTTCGCCTTCTCGAGGATCTCGACGACGCGCCAGCGCTTCGTCGCGGACAGCGGCCGGGTCTCCATGAGGAGGACGCGGTCGCCGACGCCCGCGGCGTTCTGCTCGTCGTGCGCCTTGAGCTTGTTGGTACGGCGGATGACCTTGCCGTACAGCGCGTGCTTGACGCGGTCCTCGACGGCGACGACGACGGTCTTGTCCATCTTGTCGCTGACGACGAGACCCTCACGGGTCTTGCGGAAGCCGCGGGCCTCTGCAGTCTGCTCAGTCACGTTGCTCTCACTCATCAGGCGCTCTCCACCGTCTCGATGCCCAGCTCGCGCTCACGCATCAGGGTGTAGATCCGCGCGATGTCCTTACGGACGGCCTTGAGCCGACCGTGGTTCTCGAGCTGACCGGTCGCCGCCTGGAAGCGGAGGTTGAACAGCTCTTCCTTGGCCTCGCGGAGCTTCGCAAGAAGCTCCTCGTTGCCCAGCTCGCGCAGCTCGGACGCCTTGGTACCGGCCGACATCACGCTTCACCTGCCTCGCGCTTGACGATCCGGCACTTCATCGGCAGCTTGTGGGCCGCACGAGTCAGCGCCTCACGGGCGATCTTCTCGTTGGGGTACGACAGCTCGAACATCACGCGTCCGGGCTTGACGTTGGCGATCCACCACTCCGGAGAACCCTTACCGGAACCCATGCGGGTCTCGGCGGGCTTCTTGGTGAGCGGACGGTCCGGGTAGATGTTGATCCAGACCTTGCCACCACGCTTGATGTGACGCGTCATGGCGATACGAGCGGCCTCGATCTGACGGTTCGTCACGTACGCCGGGGTGAGCGCCTGGATGCCGTACTCGCCGAACGCAACCGTCGTGCCACCCTTGGCAGCGCCGGAGCGCTTGGGGTGGTGCTGCTTGCGGTGCTTGACCCTACGGGGGATCAGCATGACGGTCAGGCCTCCGTTCCGGTGCTCTCAGCCGGAGCGGCGGCGGGAGCCTCGGCCTTGGGGGCCTCGGCGCCGGCAGCCTGCTGCGGCTTGCAACCGCGCCGCTCGCCACCACGGCCACCACGGGCCGGGCGGTCGGCACCGCCACGGGCCGGGCGGTTACCCGCACGGGCCGCAGCGTTCTCGGCGCGGACCTCGGCGATGTTCTTGACGTCGCCCTTGTAGATCCAGACCTTCACACCGATGCGGCCGAAGGTCGTCTTGGCCTCGAAGAAGCCGTAGTCCACGTTCGCGCGGAGCGTGTGCAGGGGCACGCGGCCCTCGCGGTAGAACTCCGAGCGGGACATCTCGGCGCCGCCGAGGCGGCCACCGCACTGGATCTTGATGCCCTTGGCGCCGGCCTTCATCGCCGACTGCATGCTCTTACGCATGGCGCGGCGGAAGGAGACGCGGGAGGAGAGCTGCTCGGCAACGGCCTGGGCAACCAGCTGAGCGTCGGTCTCGGGGTTCTTGACCTCGAGGATGTTCAGCTGGACCTGCTTGCCCGTGAGCTTCTCGAGGTCACCGCGGATGCGGTCGGCCTCGGCGCCACGGCGGCCGATGACGATGCCCGGACGCGCGGTGTGGATGTCCACCCGCACACGGTCACGGGTGCGCTCGATCTCAACCTTCGAGATACCGGCGCGCTCCATG
Above is a window of Streptomyces sp. DT2A-34 DNA encoding:
- the rplO gene encoding 50S ribosomal protein L15 translates to MAENNPLKIHNLRPAPGAKTAKTRVGRGEASKGKTAGRGTKGTKARYQVPERFEGGQMPLHMRLPKLKGFKNPFKTEYQVVNLDKLASLYPEGGEVTVEGLVAKGAVRKNSLVKVLGQGEISVALQVTVDAVSGSAKEKITAAGGTVTELV
- the rpmD gene encoding 50S ribosomal protein L30, giving the protein MAQLKITQVKSYIGSKQNHRDTLRSLGLKGINTQVVKEDRPEFRGMVHTVRHLVTVEEVD
- the rpsE gene encoding 30S ribosomal protein S5, with the protein product MAGPQRRGGGAGGGERRDRKGRDGGAAAAEKTAYVERVVAINRVAKVVKGGRRFSFTALVVVGDGDGTVGVGYGKAKEVPAAIAKGVEEAKKHFFKVPRIQGTIPHPIQGEKAAGVVLLKPASPGTGVIAGGPVRAVLECAGIHDVLSKSLGSDNAINIVHATVEALKGLQRPEEIAARRGLPLEDVAPAALLRARAGAGA
- the rplR gene encoding 50S ribosomal protein L18, producing MAYGQKILKGDAYKRAAIKRRHIRIRKHINGTAERPRLVVTRSNRHIVAQVIDDIKGHTLASASTLDTSIRGGEGDKSAQAKQVGALVAERAKAAGVEAVVFDRGGNQYAGRIAALADAAREAGLKF
- the rplF gene encoding 50S ribosomal protein L6; translation: MSRIGKLPIAVPAGVDVTIDGRTVKVKGPKGELTHTVSAPIEVVKGEDGTLQVTRPNDERQNKALHGLSRTLVANMITGVTQGYVKKLEISGVGYRVQAKGSNLEFALGYSHPITVEAPEGITFKVEAPTRFSVEGIDKQKVGEVAANIRKLRKPDPYKAKGVKYEGEVIRRKVGKAGK
- the rpsH gene encoding 30S ribosomal protein S8; protein product: MTMTDPIADMLTRLRNANSAYHDTVAMPHSKIKSHIAEILQQEGFITGWKVEDAEVGKNLVLELKFGPNRERSIAGIKRISKPGLRVYAKSTNLPKVLGGLGVAIISTSHGLLTDKQAGKKGVGGEVLAYVW
- a CDS encoding type Z 30S ribosomal protein S14; its protein translation is MAKKALIAKAARKPKFGVRGYTRCQRCGRPHSVYRKFGLCRVCLREMAHRGELPGVTKSSW
- the rplE gene encoding 50S ribosomal protein L5, producing MTTTTTPRLKQKYREEIAGKLRDEFKYENVMQVPGLVKIVVNMGVGDAARDSKLIEGAIRDLTTITGQKPAVTKARKSIAQFKLREGQPIGAHVTLRGDRMWEFLDRTLSLALPRIRDFRGLSPKQFDGRGNYTFGLTEQVMFHEIDQDKIDRVRGMDITVVTTATNDAEGRALLRHLGFPFKEA
- the rplX gene encoding 50S ribosomal protein L24 is translated as MKIKKGDLVQVITGKDKGKQGKVIAAYPRDERVLVEGVNRVKKHTKAGPTAKGSQAGGIVTTEAPIHVSNVQLVVEKDGNKVVTRVGYRFDEEGNKIRVAKRTGEDI
- the rplN gene encoding 50S ribosomal protein L14 — its product is MIQQESRLRVADNTGAKEILCIRVLGGSGRRYAGIGDVIVATVKDAIPGGNVKKGDVVKAVIVRTVKERRRPDGSYIRFDENAAVILKNDGDPRGTRIFGPVGRELREKKFMKIISLAPEVL
- the rpsQ gene encoding 30S ribosomal protein S17, translating into MSESNVTEQTAEARGFRKTREGLVVSDKMDKTVVVAVEDRVKHALYGKVIRRTNKLKAHDEQNAAGVGDRVLLMETRPLSATKRWRVVEILEKAK
- the rpmC gene encoding 50S ribosomal protein L29 gives rise to the protein MSAGTKASELRELGNEELLAKLREAKEELFNLRFQAATGQLENHGRLKAVRKDIARIYTLMRERELGIETVESA
- the rplP gene encoding 50S ribosomal protein L16, which gives rise to MLIPRRVKHRKQHHPKRSGAAKGGTTVAFGEYGIQALTPAYVTNRQIEAARIAMTRHIKRGGKVWINIYPDRPLTKKPAETRMGSGKGSPEWWIANVKPGRVMFELSYPNEKIAREALTRAAHKLPMKCRIVKREAGEA
- the rpsC gene encoding 30S ribosomal protein S3; this encodes MGQKVNPHGFRLGVTTDFKSRWYADKLYKDYVKEDVAIRRMMTSGMERAGISKVEIERTRDRVRVDIHTARPGIVIGRRGAEADRIRGDLEKLTGKQVQLNILEVKNPETDAQLVAQAVAEQLSSRVSFRRAMRKSMQSAMKAGAKGIKIQCGGRLGGAEMSRSEFYREGRVPLHTLRANVDYGFFEAKTTFGRIGVKVWIYKGDVKNIAEVRAENAAARAGNRPARGGADRPARGGRGGERRGCKPQQAAGAEAPKAEAPAAAPAESTGTEA